One window of the Streptomyces asoensis genome contains the following:
- a CDS encoding isopenicillin N synthase family dioxygenase, producing MTNPSYQQLPIIDLSAADRGPRARALLHAQLHSAAHDVGFFQLVGHGVGERETGELLSAMRAFFALPEAERLAIDNVNSPHFRGYTRTGDERTGGRQDWRDQLDIGAERPARTPGPDEPAYWWLEGPNQWPAGLPALRTAALAWIERLSAVAEKLLHELLTSIGAPVDFYDQAFGERAHPHLKLVRYPGSAGDGTGQGVGAHKDYGFLTLLLQDRVGGLQVQRADGLFHDVPPLPGAFVVNLGELLEVATNGYLVATNHRVVSPPSAVERFSVPFFYNPRLDARVEPLPFPHASAAPGVTDDPANPLFAEYGFNELKGKLRAHPLVAERHHAELLSPA from the coding sequence ATGACGAACCCGTCGTACCAGCAACTGCCGATCATCGATCTCTCCGCCGCCGACCGCGGTCCCCGGGCGCGGGCGCTGTTGCACGCTCAGCTGCACAGTGCCGCGCACGACGTGGGGTTCTTCCAGCTGGTCGGGCACGGGGTCGGTGAGCGGGAGACCGGCGAGCTGCTGTCCGCCATGCGGGCCTTCTTCGCGCTGCCCGAGGCCGAGCGGCTCGCCATCGACAACGTGAACTCGCCGCACTTCCGCGGCTACACGCGGACCGGTGACGAGCGGACCGGCGGGCGGCAGGACTGGCGGGACCAGCTCGACATAGGGGCCGAGCGGCCCGCCCGGACACCCGGGCCCGACGAGCCCGCCTACTGGTGGCTGGAGGGGCCCAACCAGTGGCCCGCCGGGCTGCCGGCGCTGCGGACCGCCGCGCTCGCGTGGATCGAGCGGCTGAGCGCCGTCGCCGAGAAGCTGCTGCACGAGCTGCTCACCTCGATCGGGGCGCCCGTCGACTTCTACGACCAGGCTTTCGGGGAGCGGGCGCATCCGCATCTGAAGCTCGTGCGGTATCCGGGAAGCGCGGGCGACGGCACTGGTCAGGGCGTCGGCGCGCACAAGGACTACGGGTTTTTGACGCTGCTGCTCCAGGACCGGGTCGGCGGGCTCCAGGTACAGCGCGCGGACGGGCTGTTCCATGACGTCCCACCGCTGCCGGGCGCCTTCGTCGTCAACCTGGGCGAGCTGCTGGAGGTGGCGACCAACGGGTATCTCGTGGCCACCAACCACCGGGTCGTGTCGCCGCCGAGCGCCGTCGAGCGGTTCTCCGTGCCCTTCTTCTACAACCCCCGTCTGGACGCCCGCGTCGAGCCGCTGCCCTTCCCGCACGCCTCCGCCGCGCCCGGCGTGACCGACGACCCGGCCAACCCGCTCTTCGCCGAGTACGGCTTCAACGAGCTGAAGGGCAAGCTGCGGGCCCACCCCCTGGTGGCCGAACGGCATCACGCGGAGCTGCTCAGCCCCGCGTGA
- a CDS encoding citrate synthase 2, translated as MSDFVPGLEGVVAFETEIAEPDKEGGALRYRGVDIEDLVGHVSFGNVWGLLVDGAFNPGLPPAEPFPIPVHSGDIRVDVQSALAMLAPVWGLKPLLDIDAEQARADLARAAVMALSYVAQSARGQGRPMVPQREIDKAQSVVERFMIRWRGEPDPKHVAAVDAYWTSAAEHGMNASTFTARVIASTGADVAAALSGAVGAMSGPLHGGAPSRVLGMIEEIERTGDAEAYVKQALDKGERLMGFGHRVYRAEDPRARVLRRTARELGAPRFEIAEALEKAALAELHARRPDRVLATNVEFWAAIILDFAEVPAHMFTSMFTCARTAGWSAHILEQKRTGRLVRPSARYIGPGSRNPREIEGYGDISG; from the coding sequence ATGTCCGACTTCGTACCCGGACTCGAAGGAGTCGTCGCGTTCGAGACGGAGATCGCCGAACCCGACAAGGAGGGCGGCGCCCTGCGGTACCGGGGCGTCGACATCGAGGACCTGGTCGGTCATGTTTCCTTCGGCAACGTCTGGGGCCTGCTCGTCGACGGCGCCTTCAACCCCGGGCTGCCGCCCGCCGAGCCGTTCCCGATCCCCGTCCACTCCGGCGACATCCGCGTCGACGTGCAGTCCGCGCTCGCCATGCTCGCGCCCGTCTGGGGCCTCAAGCCCCTTCTCGACATCGATGCCGAGCAGGCCCGCGCGGACCTCGCCCGCGCCGCCGTCATGGCCCTCTCCTACGTCGCCCAGTCGGCGCGCGGCCAGGGCCGACCGATGGTCCCGCAGCGGGAGATCGACAAGGCTCAGTCCGTCGTCGAGCGGTTCATGATCCGCTGGCGCGGCGAGCCGGACCCCAAGCACGTGGCCGCGGTCGACGCCTACTGGACGTCGGCCGCCGAGCACGGCATGAACGCGTCCACGTTCACGGCACGCGTGATCGCCTCGACAGGTGCCGACGTCGCCGCCGCCCTGTCCGGCGCCGTGGGAGCCATGTCGGGCCCGCTGCACGGCGGCGCCCCCTCCCGCGTCCTCGGCATGATCGAGGAGATCGAGCGGACCGGGGACGCGGAGGCGTACGTCAAACAGGCCCTCGACAAGGGTGAGCGGCTCATGGGCTTCGGCCACCGCGTCTACCGCGCCGAGGACCCACGCGCGCGCGTGCTGCGCCGTACGGCCCGCGAGTTGGGCGCGCCCCGCTTCGAGATCGCCGAAGCCCTGGAGAAGGCGGCCCTCGCGGAGCTCCACGCCCGCCGCCCCGACCGGGTCCTGGCGACGAACGTCGAGTTCTGGGCGGCCATCATCCTGGACTTCGCCGAGGTCCCGGCGCACATGTTCACCTCGATGTTCACCTGCGCCCGCACGGCGGGCTGGTCGGCGCACATCCTGGAGCAGAAGCGCACCGGCCGCCTGGTCCGCCCGTCGGCCCGCTACATCGGCCCGGGCTCCCGCAACCCTCGGGAGATCGAGGGCTACGGGGACATCAGCGGCTAG
- the pdxH gene encoding pyridoxamine 5'-phosphate oxidase translates to MTDADAVSPGPVPDPAAMRKQYRAEGLSEAGLAATPLEQFARWFKDAAVEAHLFEPNAMVVSTADAEGRPGSRTVLLKHFDEQGFVFYTNYDSHKARDLAENPYVSLLFPWHPMARQVIVRGVARRTGRDETAAYFRTRPHGSQLGAWASAQSSVIATRADLDASYAELAARYPEGEQVPVPPHWGGFRVAPQSVEFWQGRLNRLHDRLRYVAEADGSWRVERLSP, encoded by the coding sequence GTGACCGACGCAGACGCCGTCTCCCCCGGCCCCGTCCCCGATCCCGCCGCCATGCGCAAGCAGTACCGGGCCGAGGGGCTCTCCGAGGCCGGGCTGGCCGCCACGCCCCTGGAGCAGTTCGCCCGCTGGTTCAAGGACGCGGCCGTCGAGGCCCATCTCTTCGAGCCGAACGCCATGGTCGTCTCCACCGCGGACGCCGAGGGCCGGCCCGGCTCCCGCACGGTGCTGCTGAAGCACTTCGACGAGCAGGGCTTCGTCTTCTACACCAACTACGACTCCCACAAGGCCCGCGACCTCGCCGAGAACCCGTACGTCTCGCTGCTCTTCCCCTGGCATCCGATGGCCCGGCAGGTCATCGTGCGGGGCGTGGCGCGGCGCACCGGGCGCGACGAGACCGCCGCGTACTTCCGGACCCGGCCGCACGGCTCGCAGCTCGGGGCCTGGGCCAGCGCCCAGTCCTCGGTGATCGCCACCCGCGCCGATCTCGACGCCTCCTACGCCGAGCTGGCGGCCCGCTACCCGGAGGGCGAGCAGGTGCCGGTGCCGCCGCACTGGGGCGGTTTCCGGGTGGCTCCGCAGTCGGTGGAGTTCTGGCAGGGCCGCCTGAACCGGCTGCACGACCGGCTGCGGTACGTGGCGGAGGCGGACGGGAGCTGGCGGGTGGAGCGGCTCAGCCCCTGA
- a CDS encoding TetR/AcrR family transcriptional regulator produces the protein MGVVTTDDRTPDDRTPGDRTPADRAPGDRGPGDRVPKQDRSRATRQRLLAAAVACLAERGWAGSTVSVVAERAGVSRGAAQHHFPTREDLFTAAVEYVAEERSDALRALFPQGATGDRRAVVTALVGLYTGPLFRAALHLWVAASNEEQLRPRVTELEARVGRESHRIAVELLGADESAPGVRETVQGLLDMARGLGLANLLTDDAGRRERVVAQWAGLLDDTLG, from the coding sequence ATGGGTGTTGTGACCACGGACGACCGCACCCCGGACGACCGCACCCCCGGCGACCGCACCCCCGCCGACCGTGCCCCGGGTGACCGCGGGCCGGGTGACCGGGTGCCCAAGCAGGACCGCAGCCGGGCCACCCGGCAGCGGCTCCTGGCGGCCGCCGTGGCCTGCCTCGCCGAACGCGGCTGGGCGGGCTCCACGGTCTCCGTCGTCGCCGAACGCGCGGGCGTCTCCCGAGGCGCGGCCCAGCACCACTTCCCCACCCGCGAGGACCTCTTCACCGCGGCCGTCGAGTACGTCGCCGAGGAGCGCTCGGACGCGTTGCGCGCGCTGTTCCCGCAGGGCGCGACGGGCGACCGGCGCGCGGTCGTCACCGCCCTCGTGGGCCTCTACACCGGCCCCCTCTTCCGCGCCGCCCTGCACCTGTGGGTGGCCGCCTCCAACGAGGAGCAGCTGCGCCCGCGCGTGACCGAGCTGGAGGCCCGCGTGGGCCGTGAGAGCCACCGCATAGCCGTCGAGCTCCTGGGCGCCGACGAGTCCGCGCCCGGCGTCCGCGAGACCGTCCAGGGCCTGCTGGACATGGCCCGCGGCCTCGGCCTCGCCAACCTCCTCACCGACGACGCGGGGCGCCGCGAGCGAGTGGTGGCGCAGTGGGCCGGGCTGCTGGACGACACGCTCGGCTGA
- a CDS encoding enoyl-CoA hydratase family protein — protein MTTALVGRTRVRGVETLSLDSPTTRNALSRALVSELTDALGSCDKDDDVRAVVLTHTGNTFSAGADLKDPPPPHAVPALLRRILELRKPVVARVAGHVRAGGLGVLGACDLALASGAATFAFTEVRIGVAPAVISLPLLPRVDPRALARYCLTGETFGAAEAARIGLVTQSAGDGDLDEALAPVLDGLRRAAPTALARTKELLTAKVLEAFVEDAGEMTRLSASLFAGPDAREGMTAFLERRDPPWVL, from the coding sequence ATGACGACCGCCCTGGTCGGACGGACCCGTGTCCGAGGAGTCGAGACCCTCAGCCTCGACTCGCCCACCACCCGCAACGCCCTCTCGCGCGCCCTCGTCAGCGAACTGACGGACGCGCTCGGGAGCTGCGACAAGGACGACGACGTACGCGCCGTCGTCCTCACCCACACCGGCAACACCTTCAGCGCGGGCGCCGACCTGAAGGACCCCCCGCCGCCCCACGCGGTGCCCGCGCTGCTCCGGCGGATCCTCGAGCTGCGCAAGCCCGTGGTGGCCCGGGTCGCCGGGCACGTGCGGGCGGGCGGTCTGGGCGTGCTCGGCGCCTGCGACCTCGCGCTCGCCTCGGGGGCGGCGACCTTCGCGTTCACGGAGGTGCGCATCGGGGTCGCGCCCGCCGTCATCTCGCTGCCGCTGCTGCCCCGCGTCGACCCGCGCGCCCTCGCCCGCTACTGCCTCACCGGCGAGACCTTCGGCGCGGCCGAGGCGGCCCGGATCGGCCTCGTCACGCAGTCGGCCGGCGACGGCGACCTGGACGAGGCCCTCGCACCCGTCCTCGACGGCCTGCGCCGGGCCGCACCCACGGCCCTGGCCAGGACGAAGGAGCTGCTCACGGCTAAGGTGCTGGAGGCCTTCGTCGAGGACGCGGGCGAGATGACCAGGCTCTCGGCCTCGTTGTTCGCCGGCCCCGACGCCCGCGAGGGAATGACGGCCTTCCTCGAACGACGGGATCCTCCATGGGTGTTGTGA
- a CDS encoding 4-coumarate--CoA ligase family protein: MFRSEFADVPPVELPIHEAVLGRAAEFGELPALVDGTDGTTLTYDQVDRFHRRLAAALAEAGVGKGDVLALHSPNTVAFPLAFYAATRAGATVTTVHPLATAEEFAKQLDDSAARWIVTVSPLLQTARRAAELAGGVEEIFVCDTAAGHRSLVDMLASAAPEPQVDIDPVEDVAVLPYSSGTTGVPKGVMLTHRQIATNLAQLRSAMSAGPGDRILAVLPFFHIYGLTALMNAPLRQGATVVVLPRFDLESFLAAIQNHRITGLYVAPPIVLALAKHPAVTRYDLSSLRYVVSAAAPLDADLAAACSGRLNLPPVGQAYGMTELSPGTHVVPLDAMRDAPAGTVGKLIAGTEMRIVSLDDPDKDLEAGEAGEILIRGPQIMKGYLGRPDATADMIDGDGWLHTGDVGRVDADGWLFVVDRVKELIKYKGFQVAPAELEALLLTHPGIADAAVIGVYNDDGNEVPHAYVVRQPTSPDLSEGEIAMYVAERVAPYKRVRRVTFIDAVPRAASGKILRRQLRERA, from the coding sequence GTGTTCCGCAGCGAGTTCGCAGACGTCCCGCCCGTAGAACTCCCCATCCACGAGGCCGTGCTGGGCCGCGCCGCCGAGTTCGGCGAACTGCCGGCGCTCGTCGACGGCACGGACGGCACCACGCTCACCTACGACCAGGTGGACCGGTTCCACCGGCGGCTCGCCGCCGCGCTCGCCGAGGCCGGCGTCGGCAAGGGCGACGTACTGGCCCTGCACAGCCCCAACACCGTCGCCTTCCCGCTCGCCTTCTACGCGGCCACGCGCGCGGGTGCCACGGTCACCACCGTGCACCCCCTCGCCACCGCCGAGGAGTTCGCCAAACAGCTCGACGACTCCGCCGCCCGCTGGATCGTCACCGTCTCCCCACTGCTCCAGACGGCCCGGCGGGCGGCCGAACTCGCGGGCGGCGTCGAGGAGATCTTCGTCTGCGACACCGCCGCCGGGCACCGCTCGCTCGTCGACATGCTCGCCTCGGCCGCCCCGGAACCGCAGGTGGACATCGACCCGGTGGAAGACGTGGCGGTCCTGCCGTACTCCTCCGGCACCACCGGCGTCCCCAAGGGCGTGATGCTCACCCACCGGCAGATCGCCACCAACCTCGCCCAGCTCCGGTCGGCGATGTCCGCGGGCCCCGGCGACCGCATCCTCGCCGTGCTGCCCTTCTTCCACATCTACGGCCTGACCGCCCTGATGAACGCGCCCCTGCGGCAGGGCGCCACCGTGGTGGTGCTGCCCCGCTTCGACCTGGAGAGCTTCCTCGCGGCCATCCAGAACCACCGCATCACCGGCCTGTACGTGGCCCCGCCGATCGTCCTCGCCCTCGCCAAGCACCCGGCGGTCACCCGGTACGACCTGTCGTCCCTGCGGTACGTCGTCAGCGCGGCCGCACCCCTGGACGCCGACCTCGCCGCCGCCTGCTCCGGGCGCCTGAACCTGCCCCCGGTCGGCCAGGCCTACGGCATGACGGAACTCTCCCCGGGCACCCATGTCGTCCCGCTCGACGCCATGCGGGACGCCCCCGCCGGCACCGTCGGCAAGCTCATCGCCGGCACCGAGATGCGGATCGTCTCCCTCGACGACCCCGACAAGGACCTGGAGGCCGGCGAGGCCGGCGAGATCCTCATCCGGGGGCCGCAGATCATGAAGGGCTACCTGGGGCGCCCCGACGCCACCGCCGACATGATCGACGGCGACGGCTGGCTGCACACCGGCGACGTCGGGCGGGTCGACGCGGACGGCTGGCTGTTCGTCGTCGACCGGGTCAAGGAACTGATCAAGTACAAGGGCTTCCAGGTGGCCCCCGCCGAACTCGAGGCCCTCCTGCTCACCCACCCCGGCATAGCGGACGCGGCCGTCATCGGCGTCTACAACGACGACGGCAACGAGGTCCCGCACGCGTACGTGGTCCGGCAGCCCACGTCACCCGACCTCTCCGAAGGAGAGATCGCGATGTACGTCGCCGAGCGGGTCGCCCCCTACAAGCGCGTCCGCCGGGTCACCTTCATCGACGCCGTGCCGCGCGCCGCCTCCGGAAAGATCCTGCGCCGCCAACTGAGGGAGCGTGCATGA
- a CDS encoding acyl-CoA dehydrogenase family protein, which translates to MSTLIESDEHKALRAAVSSFAKSHAHDSDSEKSGLWQEAAELGYIGVNLPEAYGGGGGGITELSLVLEELGAAGAPLLMMIVSPAICGTVIARFGTEAQKREWLPALADGSRLMAFGITEPDAGSNSHRITTTARRDPASGDWLLTGRKVFVSGVDIADATLIVGRTEDARTGSLKPCLFIVPRDAEGFSRRRIDMELNSVEKQFELVLDDVRLPAEALVGDEDAGLLQLFAGLNPERIMTAAFAIGMGRHALSKAIAYARDRTVWKSPIGAHQAIAHPLAQAHIDLELARLMMQKAAQLYDAGDDSGAGEAANMAKYAAGEACVKAVDQSVHTLGGNGLTREFGLASLITASRVARIAPVSREMILNYVSHQTLGLPKSY; encoded by the coding sequence TTGAGCACGCTGATCGAATCCGACGAGCACAAGGCACTCCGCGCGGCCGTCTCGTCCTTCGCCAAGAGCCACGCCCACGACTCCGACTCCGAGAAGAGCGGCCTCTGGCAGGAAGCCGCCGAGCTCGGCTACATCGGCGTCAACCTGCCGGAGGCGTACGGCGGCGGAGGCGGCGGCATCACCGAGCTCTCCCTGGTCCTCGAAGAGCTCGGCGCCGCGGGAGCCCCGCTCCTGATGATGATCGTCTCCCCGGCGATCTGCGGCACGGTCATCGCCCGCTTCGGCACCGAGGCCCAGAAGCGGGAGTGGCTGCCCGCCCTGGCCGACGGCAGCCGCCTCATGGCCTTCGGCATCACCGAACCCGACGCCGGCTCCAACAGCCATCGCATCACCACCACCGCCCGCCGCGACCCCGCGAGCGGCGACTGGCTGCTGACCGGCCGCAAGGTCTTCGTCTCCGGCGTCGACATCGCCGACGCCACTCTGATCGTCGGCCGCACCGAGGACGCCCGCACCGGCAGCCTCAAGCCCTGCCTGTTCATCGTCCCGCGCGACGCCGAAGGCTTCTCCCGCCGCCGCATCGACATGGAACTGAACAGCGTGGAGAAGCAGTTCGAGCTCGTGCTGGACGATGTGCGGCTCCCGGCGGAGGCGCTCGTCGGCGACGAGGACGCGGGTCTGCTCCAGCTCTTCGCCGGACTCAACCCCGAGCGCATCATGACGGCGGCCTTCGCGATCGGCATGGGCCGCCACGCGCTCTCCAAGGCGATCGCGTACGCGCGCGACCGCACCGTCTGGAAGAGCCCGATCGGCGCCCACCAGGCCATCGCGCACCCCCTCGCGCAGGCCCACATCGACCTCGAACTGGCCCGCCTGATGATGCAGAAGGCGGCCCAGCTGTACGACGCGGGGGACGACTCGGGCGCGGGTGAGGCCGCCAACATGGCCAAGTACGCCGCCGGCGAGGCCTGTGTGAAGGCGGTCGACCAGTCCGTGCACACCCTCGGTGGTAACGGCCTCACGCGCGAGTTCGGCCTCGCCTCGCTGATAACCGCCTCCCGGGTGGCTCGTATCGCCCCGGTGAGCCGGGAGATGATTCTCAACTACGTCTCCCACCAGACCCTGGGTCTGCCCAAGTCGTACTGA
- a CDS encoding acetyl/propionyl/methylcrotonyl-CoA carboxylase subunit alpha has translation MITSVLVANRGEIACRVFRTCREAGIRTVAVHSDADADALHARVADAAVRLPGSAPADTYLRADLVVKAAVSAGADAVHPGYGFLSENADFARAVLDAGLVWIGPPPEAIEAMASKTRAKQLMGLAPLASDEVTEADLPVLVKAAAGGGGRGMRIVRRLAELGAALEGARAEAASAFGDGEVFVEPYVENGRHVEVQILADTHGTVWALGTRDCSLQRRHQKVIEEAPAPGLSERTAQELRALAVRAARAVSYVGAGTVEFLVADGRAHFLEMNTRLQVEHPVTEAVFGLDLVAEQIRVAEGAALDPEPPRARGHAVEARLYAEDPANNWTPQTGTLHRLTVPEGVRLDTGFGDGDDIGVHYDPMLAKVVAHAPTRAEAIRKLAGALERTVLHGPVTNRDLLVRSLRHAEFTSARMDTGFYDRHLGDLTVAEPDPYAPLAAALADARTRSPLGGWRNLPSQPQTKRYAAAGEETEVRYRHTRTGLTAEGVQVVHADPGLVVLEIDGVRRRFEVARYGDRVHVDGATLTALPRFPDPEAQHAPGSLLAPMPGTVVKLADGLITGSSVRAGEPLLWLEAMKMQHVISAPVEGTVTALPVTTGQQVELGTLLAVVEGNAP, from the coding sequence ATGATTACTTCCGTTCTGGTGGCCAACCGCGGCGAGATCGCCTGCCGCGTCTTCCGCACCTGCCGCGAGGCGGGCATCCGCACCGTCGCCGTGCACTCGGACGCCGACGCCGACGCCCTCCACGCGCGCGTGGCCGACGCGGCCGTACGGCTGCCGGGCAGCGCGCCCGCGGACACCTACCTGCGTGCCGACCTCGTGGTGAAGGCCGCCGTCAGCGCGGGCGCGGACGCCGTGCACCCCGGCTACGGCTTCCTCTCCGAGAACGCCGACTTCGCGCGCGCCGTCCTGGACGCGGGCCTCGTCTGGATCGGGCCGCCGCCCGAGGCGATCGAGGCGATGGCGTCCAAGACACGCGCCAAACAGCTCATGGGGCTCGCCCCGCTCGCCTCGGACGAGGTGACGGAGGCCGATCTGCCGGTGCTGGTGAAGGCGGCCGCGGGCGGTGGCGGGCGCGGCATGCGCATCGTGCGCCGCCTGGCGGAGCTGGGCGCCGCGCTGGAGGGCGCCCGCGCCGAGGCCGCGAGCGCGTTCGGCGACGGCGAGGTGTTCGTCGAGCCGTACGTCGAGAACGGCCGCCATGTCGAGGTGCAGATCCTCGCCGACACGCACGGCACGGTGTGGGCGCTCGGCACCCGCGACTGCTCCCTCCAGCGGCGCCACCAGAAGGTGATCGAGGAGGCGCCGGCGCCGGGCCTGTCCGAGCGGACGGCGCAGGAACTGCGCGCGCTGGCCGTGCGCGCCGCGCGGGCCGTCTCGTACGTCGGCGCCGGCACCGTCGAGTTCCTCGTCGCCGACGGCCGCGCGCACTTCCTGGAGATGAACACCCGCCTCCAGGTCGAACACCCCGTCACGGAGGCCGTCTTCGGCCTCGACCTGGTGGCCGAGCAGATCCGGGTCGCGGAGGGCGCCGCCCTGGACCCCGAGCCGCCACGCGCGCGTGGTCACGCCGTCGAGGCCCGTCTCTACGCCGAGGACCCGGCGAACAACTGGACCCCGCAGACCGGCACCCTGCACCGCCTGACCGTCCCCGAGGGCGTCCGCCTGGACACCGGCTTCGGCGACGGGGACGACATCGGCGTCCACTACGACCCCATGCTCGCCAAGGTCGTCGCCCACGCCCCCACGCGCGCGGAGGCGATCCGCAAGCTCGCGGGCGCCCTGGAACGCACGGTCCTGCACGGCCCGGTCACCAACCGCGACCTGCTGGTCCGATCCCTGCGGCACGCGGAGTTCACCTCCGCCCGCATGGACACCGGCTTCTACGACCGGCACCTCGGTGACCTCACCGTCGCGGAGCCCGATCCGTACGCCCCGCTGGCCGCCGCCCTCGCGGACGCGCGCACCCGCTCGCCGCTGGGCGGCTGGCGCAACCTGCCGTCCCAGCCGCAGACGAAGCGGTACGCGGCGGCGGGCGAGGAGACGGAGGTCCGCTACCGCCACACCCGGACCGGCCTCACGGCCGAGGGGGTGCAGGTGGTGCACGCCGACCCCGGCCTGGTCGTCCTGGAGATCGACGGCGTACGGCGCCGCTTCGAGGTCGCCCGCTACGGCGACCGCGTCCACGTCGACGGCGCCACCCTCACCGCGCTGCCCCGCTTCCCCGACCCGGAGGCCCAGCACGCCCCCGGCTCGCTGCTCGCGCCGATGCCCGGCACGGTCGTCAAGCTCGCGGACGGTCTCATCACCGGATCGAGTGTCCGGGCCGGTGAACCGCTGCTGTGGCTCGAAGCGATGAAGATGCAACACGTCATTTCGGCCCCGGTGGAGGGGACGGTGACGGCGTTGCCGGTGACGACAGGACAGCAGGTGGAGCTCGGCACCCTTCTGGCCGTCGTCGAGGGAAACGCGCCCTAG
- a CDS encoding acyl-CoA carboxylase subunit beta, whose product MTALTSALDTQGPDYRAHREAMLAKLADLDTEHAKALAGGGEKYVARHRGRGKLLARERIELLLDPDTPFLELSPLAAWGSDYTVGASLVTGIGVVEGVECLITANDPTVRGGASNPWSLKKALRANDIALANRLPCISLVESGGADLPSQKEIFIPGGAVFRDLTRLSAAGIPTVAVVFGNSTAGGAYIPGMSDHAIMVKERAKVFLGGPPLVKMATGEESDDESLGGAEMHARVSGLADHFAVDERDALRQARRVVARLNHRKAYRDPGPAVPPKYDEDELLGIVPGDLRTPFDPREVIARLVDASDFDEFKPLYGTSLVTGWATLHGYPVGILANAQGVLFSAESQKAAQFIQLANQRDIPLLFLHNTTGYMVGREYEQGGIIKHGAMMINAVANSKVPHLSVLMGASYGAGHYGMCGRAYDPRFLFAWPSAKSAVMGPQQLAGVLSIVARQSAAAKGQPYDDDADAALRAMVEQQIESESLPMFLSGRLYDDGVIDPRDTRTVLGLCLSAVHTAPFEGARGGFGVFRM is encoded by the coding sequence GTGACGGCTCTCACGTCCGCCCTGGACACCCAGGGCCCCGACTACCGCGCGCACCGCGAGGCCATGCTCGCCAAGCTCGCCGACCTCGACACCGAGCACGCGAAGGCGCTGGCGGGGGGAGGGGAGAAGTACGTCGCCCGGCACCGTGGCCGCGGCAAGCTCCTCGCCCGTGAGCGCATCGAGCTGCTCCTCGACCCCGACACGCCGTTCCTGGAACTGTCGCCGCTGGCCGCCTGGGGCAGCGACTACACGGTGGGCGCCTCCCTCGTCACCGGCATCGGGGTCGTCGAGGGCGTGGAGTGCCTGATCACCGCCAACGATCCGACCGTGCGCGGGGGCGCCAGCAACCCCTGGTCCCTGAAGAAGGCCCTGCGCGCCAACGACATCGCCCTCGCCAACCGGCTGCCCTGCATCAGCCTGGTGGAGTCGGGCGGGGCCGACCTGCCGTCGCAGAAGGAGATCTTCATCCCGGGCGGGGCCGTCTTCCGTGACCTGACCCGGCTCTCCGCCGCCGGCATCCCGACCGTCGCCGTAGTCTTCGGGAACTCGACCGCCGGCGGCGCGTACATCCCCGGCATGTCCGACCACGCGATCATGGTCAAGGAGCGCGCGAAGGTGTTCCTCGGCGGGCCGCCCCTGGTGAAGATGGCGACCGGCGAGGAGAGCGACGACGAGTCGCTGGGCGGTGCGGAGATGCACGCGCGCGTGTCCGGCCTCGCCGACCACTTCGCCGTCGACGAGCGGGACGCGCTGCGGCAGGCGCGCCGCGTGGTGGCCCGCCTCAACCACCGCAAGGCCTACCGGGATCCGGGCCCGGCCGTCCCTCCCAAGTATGACGAGGACGAACTCCTGGGCATCGTCCCCGGGGACCTGCGCACCCCCTTCGACCCGCGCGAGGTGATCGCCCGGCTCGTCGACGCCTCCGACTTCGACGAGTTCAAGCCCCTCTACGGGACGAGCCTCGTCACCGGCTGGGCGACCCTGCACGGCTACCCGGTCGGGATCCTGGCCAACGCCCAGGGCGTGCTCTTCAGCGCGGAGTCCCAGAAGGCCGCACAGTTCATCCAGCTCGCCAACCAGCGCGACATCCCGCTCCTCTTCCTGCACAACACCACCGGCTACATGGTCGGCAGGGAGTACGAGCAGGGCGGCATCATCAAACACGGCGCGATGATGATCAACGCGGTCGCCAACTCGAAGGTCCCGCACCTGTCCGTCCTCATGGGCGCCTCGTACGGGGCCGGCCACTACGGCATGTGCGGGCGCGCCTACGACCCCCGGTTCCTCTTCGCCTGGCCGAGCGCCAAGTCGGCGGTGATGGGCCCGCAGCAGCTCGCCGGGGTCCTGTCCATCGTCGCCCGGCAGTCGGCCGCCGCGAAGGGGCAGCCCTACGACGACGACGCGGACGCCGCCCTGCGCGCCATGGTGGAGCAGCAGATCGAGTCCGAGTCGCTGCCGATGTTCCTGTCCGGGCGGCTGTACGACGACGGTGTCATCGACCCGCGCGACACCCGCACCGTTCTCGGCCTGTGCCTGTCGGCCGTCCACACCGCGCCCTTCGAGGGAGCGCGGGGCGGCTTCGGCGTCTTCCGGATGTGA